GGCATTATTAACCATTCATTGAGTGACTACTCGACTTTGATAAAAGTCGCTAATGAAAAAGGGTACATCACAGCAGAAGAATTGGAAAAGCTAAAAAAATGGCGGGAGAATCCAGCTGATACGGCTTGGATTTCTGCATGAAAATAGAGGTGGCCCAATCACAAAGGATTGGGCCACCTCTATTTTTTTACCTTTCAATCCTTTACAGCTTCCTTTAAGCGTATGACAGTATCGGCATCAGGTGTAATATATACGGTCTGCTGCTGGTCGTAGATCACGAACCCGGGTTTGGAACCATTCGGTTTCTTAACATGGCGAACTTGTGTGAAATCAACGGGCACTGAGCTCGATTGCTGTGCTTTACTGAAGAAAGCTGCTAATACGGCTGCCTCTTTTATCGTTTTTTCACTTGGCGATTCATTTCGAATCACAACATGTGAGCCAGGTATATCTTTGGTATGAAGCCATATTTCATCACGGCGTGCAAACTTATTCGTTAGATAATCATTTTGTTTATTATTCTTCCCGACAAAAATGAGATCTCCATCTGTAGCATAATATGTTTCAAGCTGCGGTTTTGCATTTGCAGGCTTTTTCATGCCTTTTTTCTTTTTTTGCCTAATGTATCCTTCTTCCTGAAGTTCTTCGCGAATCTCCTCTATATCTCTGGGTGAAGCTGATTGGAGCTGCTGATGCAAGGCCTCAAAGTAGGCCAATTCCAATTTTGTTTTTTCGATTTGTTCTTGGACGACTCCGACTGCATTTTTGGACTTTTGGTATCTGGAGAAGTACTTCTGTGCATTATCTGATGGATTTTTTAATGGGTCAAGCGGGATGGTGACCATACTTTGTTCTTCATCATAATAATTGACGACTTCTATTTCCTTCATGCCTTTTTTCATTTGATATAGATTAGCTGTAAGAAGCTCACCGAACAACTGATACTGTTCTCCGCGTTCCGTATCTTTTAATGTACGTTCGAGCTTCCCGATTTTTTTTGAGTTTTTTTCTATTTCATTAGTAATGAAACGTTCTACATCCTGGCTCTTTTGCTTAACCCGATCTCTTTCTGCCTTTCCGAAGTAATAGCGGTCGAGCATCTCGCTCAATGAAGGAAATGTACGTTGATTCCCAGTCAGATGCTCTAGTGGAAGCATATAAAAAACTTCTTTATTTCCATCTTGTTTGATCATCGCAGTATAGTATTGCTCCGAGATTTCTTGGATAATCTTTAAAAAAGCTGATGGAAGGGTCGTGCTGTTGGCAAGTCCAGCCCGGTAAACGGCTTCCTTTGCAACTAATGGTGAAACTCCAGAAAAATGGGCAACAAGCTGTCGATCCAGCTTTCCTGCATTGAAGTCAATATTCTTCCTTATATCGTCCTCGGTAGCCTCGAAAGGATTCTTCTTTTCTTGTGCGGGCGGGGCCAAATATTCCTGGCCAGGCAATATCGCCCGATAACTGTTAACGGCATGTGAAACATGCTTAATGCTGTCCAAAATCATATTTCGTTCTTTATCGACTAAAACAATGTTGCTGTGACGCCCCATGATTTCGATGATTAACTGCTTTTGAGAGACATCACCAAGCTCATTGCGGCCCTTCACTTCAAAAATGATCATTCTATCAAGTCCATATTGATAAATATTTTCTATCGTATAGCCCTCGAGGTGCTTCCTAAGAAGCATACAGAACATGGGTGCCTCTTTGGGATTTTCATAACTCTCTTCGGTCATTTGCACCCTCGAATAACTTGGGTGGGCTGATAATAGGAGCTTATGGTTCTTACCTCCAGCACGAACAACCAGTATTACTTCATTTTTATAAGGCTGATGTACCTTATTGATTCGTCCACCTTTTAATAAAGAAGCGATTTCTTCCGTCATCGCTTTCGTGAATAATCCATCAAATGACATTCTATTTTTACTTCCTTTACATAAGATTTTCTAAGAACTCATTTTGGCTGCCCATTTTAGCTAATCCCAATTTTTTAGCGAACTGGGTGAAAAGCTGGAGTTGATAGTTCAGGTAAATTGAATGGCTGCTTTTTTTGGTTCCAGAGATTAAATACAAATTTGGGTCCATTCATCATGATTAGCGGTCGTTCATTCATTAAATTATCCGGATCGTTCTTCTTTCCGCAATTCTGTTTAATTATAGCATTATTTTGGACGAGTCTGAATAATCATGGAAGAAGAGCAGGTTGTTTTATGTATCGGTAAGCAGGCAGGTGTTGGATGAGTAAAGCAAAAAGCGCCTGTTGAGATGTATACAGGAGCCTATTTCATTCTATTCAAAGGGATGTGTGATACTTGATGGAGTTCAAGGAAATGAATAATCAAGAAATGGAGAAAGCGCTTCAAACAAACGTTACACACGGTTTGGACGATGATGAAGTAAAGGACAGGCTGCGAAAGCATGGCTTTAACGAATTGAAGGAAGGAGAAAAACAGTCAGCCATTCTTTTATTTTTCGCCCAATTCAAAGATTTCATGGTCATAGTTTTACTTGCCGCGACCTTAGTCTCCGGGATATTGGGTGAATATATCGATGCGATTGCCATCATGGCGATTGTTTTTTTGAATGGATTACTTGGGTTTTTTCAAGAACGGAAGGCCGAGAAATCCCTGGATGCCCTAAAGGAAATGGCTGCGCCGCAAGTTAACATACTTCGGGATGGCCAGTGGCTGAAAGTCCCATCGAGAGAAGTAGTAGTAGGGGATATCCTGAAGTTTTCGAGTGGTGACCGAATTGGTGCCGATTTACGGATCATCGACCAGTCAAGCCTTGAAATAGAAGAGTCTGCACTTACCGGCGAGTCACTCCCGGCCGTTAAATGTTCTGATCCATTGATGAATGAGGTTGAAGGTATCGGTGATCAGGAAAATATGGCGTTTATGGGAACGATGGTAACAAGAGGAAATGGGGTAGGAATCGTAATCGCTACAGGAATGAATACGGCGATGGGCAAGATTGCGGATCTCCTGCAGACTGCAGAAACAAAAGAAACACCTCTTCAACGGAGGTTGGAGCAGCTAGGCAAAATTTTGATCGTCACGGCTTTAATATTAACTGTAATCGTGGTCCTGACTGGCGTCATTCAAGGGCATGATCTTTATACGATGTTTTTGGCCGGGGTATCTTTGGCTGTTGCGGCGATTCCTGAAGGCTTGCCAGCCATTGTGACCGTAGCATTGTCTTTGGGCGTTCAGCGTATGATCAAACAAAAAGCGATTGTCCGCAAGCTTCCTGCCGTAGAAACGCTTGGCTGCGCAACGGTGATTTGCTCAGATAAGACAGGTACACTGACACAAAACAAAATGACGGTGACGAAGGTCTGGAGTGGAGGGAAAACTTGGGATGTCGGCGGTACTGGTTATAATCCTGTCGGAGAGTTTTCCTTAGAGGGAGTTTCAGTTGCCCCGAAAAACCATAATGCCTTGCTTCAAATAATTACATTCGGCATGCTCTGTAATAAAGCCGAGTTAAAGGATGATGGTAAACGATATATTTTGGACGGTGATCCGACAGAAGGGGCGATGTTGGTCACGGCAATGAAAGCGGGCTTGACGAGGGAACACTTGTCTAAGCGGTTTACGATAGTCAAGGAGTTTCCATTTGACTCGAGCCGCAAAATGATGAGTGTCATAGTGAAGGATGATAAAGATAATCATTTCGTCATCGTAAAAGGGGCCCCTGATGTATTGATCGCCCAGTCCGACACGATTCTTTGGGAAGGAAAGTCGGAAATATTGAATCAGAAGAGTAAGGAAAGGGTGCAACAGGACATGAATGAGCTTGCCTCTCAGGCACTTCGAATGATTGCTGTTGGTTATAAACCCCTTTCAAAAGGAACGATTTTGCTTCATGAAACCGAAGCTGAGCGCAATTTGACCTTCATGGGACTGCAAGGCATGATCGATCCCCCACGTCCGGAAGTGAAGCAGGCAGTTAAGGAATGCAGGGATGCCGGAATCAAAACTGTCATGATTACTGGCGACCATGTAATAACAGCAAAGGCAATAGCTAAAGAACTTGGTATTTTAAAAGGAAAAGACCGCGTACTAGAAGGACGGCAATTGGCCGACATGGAAGTAGGGGAACTTGAGGAAGTTGTTGAAAGTGTTTCGGTATTTGCCCGCGTTTCCCCGGAACATAAGTTGAAAATCGTAAAAGCCTTGCAAAATAAAGGACATGTCGTTGCAATGACAGGGGATGGTGTCAATGATGCCCCTGCGATAAAATCAGCGGATATTGGTATATCCATGGGTATCACGGGTACTGATGTCGCTAAGGAAGCTTCTTCCTTGATATTGGTTGACGACAATTTTGCCACAATTAAATCGGCCATCAAAGAAGGCAGGAATATTTACGAAAACATCAGGAAGTTCATCCGTTATCTGCTTGCTTCCAATGTTGGGGAGATTTTGGTCATGTTTTTTGCGATGCTATGTGCCTTGCCGTTACCTTTGATACCAATCCAGATCTTATTCGTGAACCTTGTTACCGACGGACTGCCTGCGATGGCATTGGGACTGGATTCCGCAGAAGAAGATGTAATGAAAAGAAATCCAAGAAATGCTAATGAAGGTGTTTTTGGAAGAGGGCTTGGCTGGAAGATCATCTCTCGTGGTTTTCTGATCGGGATTTCTACATTGATCGCATTTTATGTGGTATACCGTGCAAATCCGGATAATCTTGCTTATGCACAAACGATTGCGTTCGCTACCTTGGTCCTGGCTCAGCTAATACATGTATTCGATTGCCGAAGCGAACGTTCGATCTTCTCGAGAAATCCATTCGGTAACCTTTATCTAGTGGGGGCGGTACTGTCCTCCCTATTATTGATGGTAGCCGTCATGTATGTGCAGCCTCTACAAACAATCTTTCATACGGTACCGATTTCGGGAAGGGATTGGCTATTAGTTATAGGGATGGCATCCATTCCAACTTTTTTACTGGCTGGAACCTTTTTAGCAAGAAAAGCACAATGATATATGATATAATCTTTAAGGTGGTAGAGTCATGCTCTATTGCCTTTTTATTTTTTGTAGTATTTTATTTGTGAGCTTAAGTTTTCGTGCTGTAGCTAATATATAATGAAAGTTAAAGGCCAAATTACTACATTATGTTTGATAGGATGTGGAACCATGGTTACCAGTATGACGGGCTATGGAAGAGAAGAAGCGGAAAACGAACAGGTCAAGGTTTTTGCCGAAATTAAGACCGTGAACCATCGTTTTTGTGAATATACGATTCGGATGCCGCGCCAGCTTTTGGTTTTGGAAGAAAAGGTAAAGAAGAAGGCGAATCAATACATAAGAAGGGGACGGGTGGAAATCTTCATCACAGTGGAAGGTGAGAGCCTGGTTTCCAAAAAGGTGAAGATCGAATGGAATCTTGCGGATCAGTATGTGGGTTTGATGGATGAAGTCAAGCGAAAGTACAATCTGGAAAGTTCCATTGCATTACAGGATATGCTGCAACTTGAATCGATTTTCATAACGGAAGAAGTACCTGCGGTTCCTGCCGATTTGGAATCCCTGTTATTGAAGGCTGTCACGGGGGCATTGGAAAATCTGAAAAAAATGCGGAACCTGGAAGGTCAGGAACTGGCCTTGGACATGAAACGCCAGCTGAAAAAGTTCGGTGAGATTGTAGCAGGGGTCAAAATGCATGCACCTTCAGTCGTCGAGAAATATAAAGCCCGGTTGGAAATCAAACTGGCTGAGTTGACTGAAGGATTGATTGAAGATAGCCGCATTGTTACAGAAGCGGCCATTTTTGCTGATAAATGTGATATAAATGAAGAACTGACCAGACTCGATAGCCATGTACAGCAATTTTCAAGGACGCTTACCCATAGTGAACCAATTGGAAGGAAACTTGACTTCCTTGTCCAGGAAATGAACAGGGAAGTCAATACGATTGGATCAAAGGCAAATGATTCAGCCATTACCAAAGAAGTGGTGGAAATGAAAAGTCTTCTTGAAAAATTAAAGGAACAGGTTCAAAATATCGAGTAGTCGGTTTATGATGAACCTAACAAGGTGACAATAGATATGAATGGGGGACAAAAATGTCAATAAAGCTCATTAATATTGGTTTTGGGAATATCGTTTCCGCAAACCGGATCGTATCAATCGTGAGCCCGGAATCGGCTCCGATCAAAAGGATCATCCAAGACGCCCGGGACCGCGGATCCTTAATAGATGCTACATATGGTAGAAGAACCAGGGCCGTAATAATTACAGACAGCGACCATGTTATCTTATCTGCCGTTCAACCGGAAACGGTTGCCGCACGGCTCCAAGATAGAGATGACAGCGTAGAAGAGGGGTAACTGAAACAATATGAGAGAAAAAGGTTTATTAATCGTTTTGTCCGGTCCATCCGGTGTTGGTAAAGGAACTGTAAGGAAGGCAATTTTTTCACAGCCAGGAACGGCATTCGAATATTCAATTTCGATGACGACACGGCTGCCTCGCCATGGTGAAGTGGACGGAGTGGACTATTTCTTCAAAAAACGCGAGGAATTCGAAGCACTTATCGAAGAAGGAAAATTGCTGGAATATGCTGAGTTCGTCGGTAATTATTATGGAACACCCGTGGATTATGTCCGTGAAACAATCGATTCCGGAAAAGATGTATTTCTGGAAATAGAAGTTCAAGGAGCTAAACAGGTTCGGGAGAAATTCCCTGAAGGACTTTTCATTTTCCTTGCTCCTCCGAGTTTGACTGAACTCGAAAGCCGCATCGTTACTCGCGGAACCGAGACGGAGGAAGCGATAAAAGGACGTATGAAGGTGGCCAAGGAAGAAATAGAACTTATGGATCTGTATGATTATGTTGTTGAAAATGATCATGTGGATGCTGCATGTGCTAGAATTAATGCAATTGTAATTGCCGAGCATTGCCGTCGGGAAAGAGTTGCTGTTTTATATAAAAAAATGTTGGAGGCGGAATAAATTATGTTATATCCATCAATTGATTCTCTATTACTTAAAATCGATTCAAAATACTCACTTGTATCAGTGGCAGCCAAACGTGCCAGGGAAATGCAAATTAAAGATAACTGCCTCGTAACGAAACCGGTTTCCCATAAATCAGTAGGTCGTGCCCTTGAAGAAATTCATTCCGGTAAA
The DNA window shown above is from Peribacillus sp. FSL P2-0133 and carries:
- a CDS encoding NFACT RNA binding domain-containing protein, with product MSFDGLFTKAMTEEIASLLKGGRINKVHQPYKNEVILVVRAGGKNHKLLLSAHPSYSRVQMTEESYENPKEAPMFCMLLRKHLEGYTIENIYQYGLDRMIIFEVKGRNELGDVSQKQLIIEIMGRHSNIVLVDKERNMILDSIKHVSHAVNSYRAILPGQEYLAPPAQEKKNPFEATEDDIRKNIDFNAGKLDRQLVAHFSGVSPLVAKEAVYRAGLANSTTLPSAFLKIIQEISEQYYTAMIKQDGNKEVFYMLPLEHLTGNQRTFPSLSEMLDRYYFGKAERDRVKQKSQDVERFITNEIEKNSKKIGKLERTLKDTERGEQYQLFGELLTANLYQMKKGMKEIEVVNYYDEEQSMVTIPLDPLKNPSDNAQKYFSRYQKSKNAVGVVQEQIEKTKLELAYFEALHQQLQSASPRDIEEIREELQEEGYIRQKKKKGMKKPANAKPQLETYYATDGDLIFVGKNNKQNDYLTNKFARRDEIWLHTKDIPGSHVVIRNESPSEKTIKEAAVLAAFFSKAQQSSSVPVDFTQVRHVKKPNGSKPGFVIYDQQQTVYITPDADTVIRLKEAVKD
- the gmk gene encoding guanylate kinase, whose product is MREKGLLIVLSGPSGVGKGTVRKAIFSQPGTAFEYSISMTTRLPRHGEVDGVDYFFKKREEFEALIEEGKLLEYAEFVGNYYGTPVDYVRETIDSGKDVFLEIEVQGAKQVREKFPEGLFIFLAPPSLTELESRIVTRGTETEEAIKGRMKVAKEEIELMDLYDYVVENDHVDAACARINAIVIAEHCRRERVAVLYKKMLEAE
- a CDS encoding YicC/YloC family endoribonuclease, with product MVTSMTGYGREEAENEQVKVFAEIKTVNHRFCEYTIRMPRQLLVLEEKVKKKANQYIRRGRVEIFITVEGESLVSKKVKIEWNLADQYVGLMDEVKRKYNLESSIALQDMLQLESIFITEEVPAVPADLESLLLKAVTGALENLKKMRNLEGQELALDMKRQLKKFGEIVAGVKMHAPSVVEKYKARLEIKLAELTEGLIEDSRIVTEAAIFADKCDINEELTRLDSHVQQFSRTLTHSEPIGRKLDFLVQEMNREVNTIGSKANDSAITKEVVEMKSLLEKLKEQVQNIE
- a CDS encoding calcium-translocating P-type ATPase, SERCA-type; amino-acid sequence: MEFKEMNNQEMEKALQTNVTHGLDDDEVKDRLRKHGFNELKEGEKQSAILLFFAQFKDFMVIVLLAATLVSGILGEYIDAIAIMAIVFLNGLLGFFQERKAEKSLDALKEMAAPQVNILRDGQWLKVPSREVVVGDILKFSSGDRIGADLRIIDQSSLEIEESALTGESLPAVKCSDPLMNEVEGIGDQENMAFMGTMVTRGNGVGIVIATGMNTAMGKIADLLQTAETKETPLQRRLEQLGKILIVTALILTVIVVLTGVIQGHDLYTMFLAGVSLAVAAIPEGLPAIVTVALSLGVQRMIKQKAIVRKLPAVETLGCATVICSDKTGTLTQNKMTVTKVWSGGKTWDVGGTGYNPVGEFSLEGVSVAPKNHNALLQIITFGMLCNKAELKDDGKRYILDGDPTEGAMLVTAMKAGLTREHLSKRFTIVKEFPFDSSRKMMSVIVKDDKDNHFVIVKGAPDVLIAQSDTILWEGKSEILNQKSKERVQQDMNELASQALRMIAVGYKPLSKGTILLHETEAERNLTFMGLQGMIDPPRPEVKQAVKECRDAGIKTVMITGDHVITAKAIAKELGILKGKDRVLEGRQLADMEVGELEEVVESVSVFARVSPEHKLKIVKALQNKGHVVAMTGDGVNDAPAIKSADIGISMGITGTDVAKEASSLILVDDNFATIKSAIKEGRNIYENIRKFIRYLLASNVGEILVMFFAMLCALPLPLIPIQILFVNLVTDGLPAMALGLDSAEEDVMKRNPRNANEGVFGRGLGWKIISRGFLIGISTLIAFYVVYRANPDNLAYAQTIAFATLVLAQLIHVFDCRSERSIFSRNPFGNLYLVGAVLSSLLLMVAVMYVQPLQTIFHTVPISGRDWLLVIGMASIPTFLLAGTFLARKAQ
- a CDS encoding DUF370 domain-containing protein gives rise to the protein MSIKLINIGFGNIVSANRIVSIVSPESAPIKRIIQDARDRGSLIDATYGRRTRAVIITDSDHVILSAVQPETVAARLQDRDDSVEEG
- the rpoZ gene encoding DNA-directed RNA polymerase subunit omega, with the protein product MLYPSIDSLLLKIDSKYSLVSVAAKRAREMQIKDNCLVTKPVSHKSVGRALEEIHSGKLTYDNSYEEN